Proteins encoded together in one Scheffersomyces stipitis CBS 6054 chromosome 5, complete sequence window:
- a CDS encoding predicted protein, producing the protein SRNSKSLSAMVAAKKSINNSHTPSPLQQQVLARSPSISSNNSNHSTTSSSQAQFVISLDKTPQNLTPTQRLQLRKSQLNNSISKFKSDDTNISLPDEEIDVADVQFSMALFNAPLSQQFTSISHREKFLFDNTERKSSLTNSDSTRSSSILSQDSFNETSSSVSDYEDVSFAFYKSVNSSFSSLEFSSISRDAQELTLLFNKDESVQIAEESACRQQMLNSFRKVPSPQTSTASPNPLQSYSSSRPLARNHSVSRPQAPRQNLPPLPPSQSQVGRSSSVSKYYTFTRPTWLPPKSSYDKRKHQKESEDILLNAMKIEAEQSRKKLIQLQTIKKQKLKDLKVWEALTALPTMEDYEEKLSSVKSFDGMYWRGIPESVRGKVWWRNLNSKFKFYPNGKKDAHMNKFNVQFCEYYFQMYDSVVLPNVKQLEKLAREHNQMKVIVDQYEGHGVRTVKRSLYLDAKSAETKAAQKLKTLQNIHISDCNNMKLSTLKSLYDTITTDLLDVYPDLNHFQNFDIIQKLTKIITCFVLYLHQNSGSQDDNITKFYFAGLKNLVAVFQFNFKNTYKTFVTICQFFDDHIPSLLLNLRVLEDKAAQALLLDSFSNLYLNAFEQHFMKNLERLYIHFKVVHLKPIDYLPNLILGLFTDLLNFELSNHILDIYVFECGKFDEFVTRLILGFFTQIGHKLYGSRDEILKTLKGLDFKVDGNDDIYRYFNVGYEHDFIETIRSVKI; encoded by the exons TCTAGAAATAGCAAGTCGCTCTCTGCAATGGTGGCTGCTAAAAAGTCTATCAATAACAGTCATACACCTTCTCCGTTACAACAGCAAGTACTTGCAAGATCTCCATCCATCAGCAGCAATAATTCCAACCACTCCacgacaagttcttctcAGGCGCAATTTGTAATCCTGTTGGATAAGACTCCCCAGAACTTGACTCCTACGCAGAGATTACAATTGCGCAAACTGCAACTTAACAACAGCATCTCTAAGTTCAAATCAGACGACACAAATATCAGTTTGCCA gatgaagaaatcgacgTTGCAGACGTTCAGTTTCTGATGGCTCTCTTTAATGCTCCGCTTTCGCAACAATTTACTTCTATCAGCCACCGTGAAAAGTTTCTCTTTGATAACACCGAAAGAAAGTCGTCTTTGACCAATAGCgattcaacaagatcttcgTCAATTCTCAGTCAGGATAGTTTTAACGAAACCAGCTCGTCTGTGTCAGACTATGAGGATGTCTCGTTTGCATTCTACAAGAGTGTCAATAGTTCGTTTTCGAGTCTTGAGTTCAGCTCCATCTCTAGAGACGCTCAGGAATTGACCCTCTTGTTCAATAAGGATGAGTCCGTTCAGATCGCCGAAGAATCAGCATGCCGTCAACAGATGTTGAATAGCTTCAGAAAAGTCCCCAGTCCacaaacttcaactgcCTCACCCAATCCCCTTCAATCTTATTCCTCTTCCAGACCTCTTGCTAGGAATCATTCCGTTTCCCGGCCTCAAGCACCAAGGCAGAACCTACCACCACTTCCTCCTTCTCAGTCACAGGTAGGGCGTTCCTCTTCGGTTTCCAAGTACTACACTTTTACCAGACCTACATGGTTACCTCCAAAATCATCATACGACAAACGTAAGCATCAAaaagaatctgaagataTTCTTCTAAATGCAATGAAGATAGAAGCAGAGCAACTGCgcaagaaattgattcAATTACAAACAATCAAGAAGCAAAAACTCAAGGACTTGAAGGTTTGGGAAGCATTGACAGCTCTCCCAACAATGGAAGATTACGAGGAAAAATTATCATCAGTGAAAAGTTTCGATGGTATGTATTGGAGAGGAATCCCAGAAAGTGTTAGAGGAAAGGTTTGGTGGAGAAACTTGAactccaaattcaaattctaTCCCAACGGAAAAAAGGATGCTCAcatgaacaagttcaatgtCCAATTTTGCGAATACTACTTCCAAATGTACGACAGTGTTGTATTACCAAATGTGaagcaattggaaaagCTTGCACGCGAACACAACCAGATGAAGGTAATCGTGGATCAGTATGAAGGTCATGGTGTAAGAACTGTGAAGCGTTCACTTTATTTGGATGCAAAATCAGCCGAAACAAAGGCAGCTCAAAAACTCAAAACACTTCAAAACATACACATCAGTGATTGCAACAACATGAAGTTGTCCACCTTGAAGTCCTTATACGATACAATTACAACAGATTTGTTAGATGTGTACCCGGATTTGAATCATTTCCAAAACTTTGACATTATTCAGAAATTGACCAAGATTATTACTTGTTTTGTATTGTATTTACACCAAAATTCTGGCTCTCAGGATGACAACATCACCAAGTTCTATTTCGCAGGTTTGAAAAACTTGGTGGctgtcttccaattcaacttcaagaatactTACAAGACATTTGTCACTATCTGTCAATTTTTCGACGACCATATTCCAAGTTTGCTATTGAACTTGAGAGTCCTTGAAGATAAAGCTGCGCAGGCCCTTTTATTGGAttctttctccaatttGTATCTCAATGCTTTTGAGCAACATTTtatgaagaacttggagaGATTGTATATTCACTTTAAGGTTGTTCATTTGAAACCAATCGACTACTTACCTAATTTGATATTGGGTTTGTTTACCGACCTTCTTAATTTCGAACTTTCCAATCACATTCTTGATATTTATGTTTTTGAATGTGGAAAGTTTGACGAATTTGTTACAAGACTTATTTTAGGTTTCTTCACGCAAATAGGACACAAATTGTACGGTTCAAGAGACGAAATTTTGAAGACACTTAAGGGCCTCGATTTCAAAGTCGATGGTAACGACGATATTTATAGATATTTCAACGTTGGTTATGAACACGATTTTATAGAAACTATCAGATCTGTTAAGATATAG
- the NUP4 gene encoding nuclear pore protein yields the protein MSKRGATDQITKDNFNERDDDDEPQVFKASAEVMAKRKIIQPKRRNIASASSASSASSTPSVPVSGKPAFAGLNGSSTSEPANPFKLSKSTASTTSSSTTNSSTSSSPAEAVKNNKIKALNNKLVSTLASKNTEGTVANFTPLLNKYIQYYKDIEAEYISSSTTESNTTIPSFTGLSSTSANSATTTSKPIIPVVQEKKEEPIQVESDSDSDSEDDVKVEGPKFTLTANPTTKSSPFTFDPKKLAKKNERDDSDSESEIEIKGPTFTFNKPIKDAVFKLPSDKPANSLFNFGTTNDAAKSEEKKLEEPKPDEPKPAFSFTPTTNSTASTEKKDPVLVPFSFGSASVENKDNDKPGFSHTSTSSEEKKETQKHFAFNSTTAATAEPNQAFSFGQSQPTTLFGSSAITASAKKDETKPTFSFGISNTNGEKNAEHTKPLSSFNPTDTENRAEQPKPLFSFNPPVSSEKKTDSKPASFSFGSATSEKNDSQPSPFSFGSAISEKKNEVKPSTTLSFGSNNGNTFGFGQKNGGDNNETSTKPAFSFSFNPTASSGSDSSAKPAFTLGSTNGSSVFGNSSATNAFSVESTTSESKDTDKDDDKVQEEETGGDFAPVAQLGSEKVESVSGEELEDTLYTKRAKLMLFDPSSKENPYVNKGVGDLKVLKNKETQKSRVLIRADGGLRVLLNIAISKDMTYTQIGNGSMVRIPTVNPLDTSKIETYVLKVKTPSDGADLLKHLDDNKS from the exons ATGTCGAAAAGAGGCGCTACCGATCAGATCACGAAGGATAACTTCAACGAAagagatgatgacgatgagCCTCAAGTCTTCAAGGCTTCTGCTGAAGTGATGGCCAAGCGAAAAATCATACAaccaaagagaagaaacatCG CATCGGCatcttcagcatcttcagcatcttcaactccatcaGTTCCTGTAAGTGGAAAGCCAGCCTTTGCTGGCTTGAATGGCTCTTCCACATCTGAACCAGCCAATCCATTCAAGCTATCGAAGTCGACAGCatcgacaacttcaagttcaacaacaaattcatcaacttcCTCTTCTCCTGCTGAGGCTGTTaaaaacaacaaaataAAGGCattgaacaacaagttggtaCTGACCCTTGCTAGCAAGAACACAGAGGGAACCGTAGCGAACTTCACTCCGTTGCTTAATAAGTATATCCAGTACTACAAGGACATTGAAGCAGAGtacatttcttcatcaactacaGAGTCCAATACGACCATCCCATCATTCACGGGACTCTCTTCCACATCTGCCAATTCGGCAACTACCA CTTCAAAGCCGATTATTccagttgttcaagaaaagaaggaagaaccTATACAAGTAGAATCTGACTCCGACTCTGACTCTGAAGACGATGTCAAGGTGGAAGGACCCAAGTTCACATTGACAGCCAATCCAACCACAAAGAGCTCCCCATTTACATTCGATCCCAAGAAACTTGCCAAAAAGAACGAAAGGGATGATTCTGACTCCGAGTCTGAGATCGAAATCAAGGGTCCTACcttcactttcaacaaGCCAATCAAGGACGCTGTGTTCAAGCTCCCTTCTGATAAACCAGCAAATAGTCTTTTCAACTTCGGAACTACAAACGATGCTGCTaaatcagaagaaaagaagcttgAAGAGCCGAAACCAGATGAACCCAAACCTGCATTTTCCTTTACTCCAACTACCAACTCTACTGCTTCCACTGAGAAGAAAGACCCAGTGCTCgttccattttcatttggTTCGGCTTCAGTagaaaacaaagacaaCGACAAGCCAGGATTTTCGCACACACTGACTTCcagtgaagaaaagaaggaaaccCAAAAGCATTTCGCCTTTAATTCTACAACTGCGGCTACAGCCGAACCTAACCAAGCATTTTCATTTGGTCAACTGCAACCTACTACATTATTCGGATCTTCTGCTATTACAGCATCTGCAAAGAAAGACGAGACAAAACCAACATTTTCATTTGGAATATCAAATACCAATGGCGAAAAGAATGCAGAACATACCAAACCGTTGTCTAGTTTTAACCCAACTGATACCGAAAATAGGGCCGAACAACCCAAGCCATTGTTCAGTTTTAATCCAccagtttcttctgaaaagaaaactgaTTCTAAACCAGCTTCGTTCTCTTTCGGATCTGCCACTTCCGAGAAGAATGATTCTCAACCATCTCCGTTCTCGTTCGGTTCAGccatttctgaaaagaaaaacgAAGTAAAGCCATCAACGACCTTGTCATTCGGTTCCAACAATGGCAATACCTTTGGTTTTGGCCAAAAGAATGGTGGCGACAATAA TGAAACTTCCACTAAACCGGCCTTCCTGTTTTCGTTTAACCCAACAGCTAGTTCGGGATCAGACTCTTCCGCGAAACCAGCATTCACGCTTGGTTCCACTAACGGGTCGTCAGTATTCGGAAACTCTTCGGCAACTAATGCATTTTCTGTAGAATCTACTACTTCTGAGTCCAAGGATACCGACAAGGATGATGATAAAGTgcaggaagaagagacaGGAGGAGACTTTGCTCCGGTTGCTCAATTAGGTTCTGAAAAAGTGGAAAGTGtgtctggagaagaattAGAAGATACTCTATATACTAAGCGtgccaagttgatgttgttcGATCCAAGCTCGAAGGAAAATCCATACGTCAACAAGGGAGTTGGTGATTTAAAAGTATTGAAAAACAAAGAGACACAGAAATCAAGAGTGTTGATTAGAGCTGATGGCGGATTAAGAGTATTGTTGAACATAGCTATTTCCAAGGATATGACATATACGCAGATCGGAAATGGTTCAATGGTGCGTATTCCAACTGTTAACCCTCTTGATACTTCCAAGATCGAGACTTATGTGCTAAAAGTGAAGACACCAAGTGATGGTGCGGATCTTTTGAAGCATTTGGATGATAATAAGCTGTAG
- a CDS encoding 40S ribosomal protein S25 produces MAPKVQQTKAAKAAAALAGGKKGKKKWNKGKVKDKAQHVVILDQDKYDRILKDVPTYKFVSVSVLVDRLKIGGSVARVALRQLEDDGIIAPVLKHSKQAIYTKVE; encoded by the coding sequence ATGGCTCCAAAGGTTCAACAAACTAAGGCTGCTAAGGCCGCTGCCGCTTTAGCCGGTGGTAAGAAGGGTAAAAAGAAGTGGAATAAGGGTAAGGTTAAGGACAAGGCCCAGCACGTTGTCATCTTGGACCAGGACAAATACGACAGAATCTTGAAGGATGTCCCAACTTACAAGTTCGTTTCTGTCTCCGTCTTGGTTGATAGACTTAAGATCGGTGGTTCCGTTGCCAGAGTTGCCTTGAGACAATTGGAAGACGACGGTATCATTGCTCCAGTCTTGAAGCACTCCAAGCAAGCCATCTACACCAAGGTCGAATAA
- a CDS encoding predicted protein (go_function molecular function unknown) → IYRRNFISLPFSNEQEQSHKVSKLISAKESVIFDVISDVQSYKQFIPFLEDSFVTERDGNGYASEAGLQVGWKQYDERFVCKLTCTPHQSVIAESITTSVFDSLYTEWRLTPVKSRITHSGDLTNCELTLKYKFKNPLYNTVSSMFADQVTSIMIKAFETRVRQV, encoded by the coding sequence ATCTATAGACGAAATTTCATAAGCTTACCCTTCTCCAATGAGCAAGAACAGTCGCATAAAGTCTCCAAGTTGATAAGTGCCAAAGAACTGGTAATATTTGACGTAATTTCAGACGTTCAGAGCTACAAGCAGTTCATTCCGTTCTTGGAGGATTCTTTTGTAACAGAAAGAGATGGAAATGGATATGCTTCTGAAGCCGGACTACAGGTTGGTTGGAAACAGTATGATGAGAGATTTGTGTGCAAGCTAACATGTACTCCCCATCAGTCTGTCATTGCTGAAAGTATCACCACTTCAGTATTCGATAGTCTCTATACTGAATGGAGACTTACACCAGTCAAATCTAGAATTACCCATAGTGGGGATTTGACCAATTGCGAGTTGACCTTGAAGTATAAGTTCAAAAACCCCTTGTATAACACCGTCAGCTCTATGTTCGCGGATCAGGTCACGAGCATTATGATCAAAGCATTTGAAACCAGAGTTCGCCAGGTG
- the HEX1 gene encoding Mannosyl-glycoprotein endo-beta-N-acetylglucosamidase (Beta-hexosaminidase precursor (N-acetyl-beta-glucosaminidase) (Beta-GlcNAcase) (Beta-N-acetylhexosaminidase) Mannosyl-glycoprotein endo-beta-N-acetylglucosamidase~go_function beta-N-acetylhexosaminidase activity~go_process carbohydrate metabolism), with the protein MKLTSLVVTIAPLLALTQAVKVNPLPAPRSIDWLDENPISVNLDKLNLEIGAENSIISEAFYRTVSTLRKLKWYPAATEAPISSFVPFPTAEAAVDAKKKKRDSQRTFDLSGLSVVEVTVNDYAADLQMGVNETYTLSVSPSSIIIESETVWGVLHAFTTLQQLIIYDNSKFVIEGSVNIWDAPLYQHRGVMVDTGRNYLSIDSILDQIDMMALSKLNSLHIHLDDAQSWPLLLNSYPEMIMDAYSEREIYTIQDLQHIIKYAKNRGVRVIPEIDLPGHARAGWRQINPDLVACGDSWWSNDVWASHTAVEPPPGQLDIMNDEVYEVIADVYNELSEIFTDNVFHVGADEIQTGCYNMSTLIQNWFKEDPSRSWNDLSQYYVDKAYPIFMNKTNRRLMMWEDILLTPEGAHTLPTDVILQSWNNDLVNIQNLTSRGYDVIVSSSSHFYLDCGFGGWVSNDPRYIDDYSNDVFNTGLGGSWCAPYKTWQRIYDYDFTANLTDAQAEHVIGAEVALWSEQVDSTVLTQKIWPRAAALAESTWSGNRNSEGYLRTNELTQRILNFREYLVALGFGASPLVPKYCLLNPHACDLYQNQTVLEQYGTHNDKNSTIAVLN; encoded by the coding sequence ATGAAGTTGACTAGCTTGGTGGTTACTATCGCTCCATTGTTGGCATTGACCCAGGCGGTTAAAGTAAATCCACTCCCAGCTCCTAGACTGATCGACTGGCTCGATGAAAACCCAATTTCTGTGAATTTGGAtaagttgaacttggaaattgGCGCCGAAAACTCGATTATTTCAGAAGCCTTCTACAGAACCGTTTCAACATtgagaaagttgaaatgGTATCCAGCCGCTACTGAAGCTCCTATCTCCAGCTTTGTTCCATTTCCTActgctgaagctgctgttgacgccaaaaagaaaaaaagagacAGCCAGCGTACCTTTGACTTGTCTGGCTTGAGCGTTGTGGAAGTCACAGTTAACGATTATGCCGCTGACCTTCAAATGGGAGTCAATGAGACATATACCTTGTCCGTTTCCCCCTCCAGTATTATAATTGAATCTGAAACCGTTTGGGGGGTTCTCCACGCTTTCACTACCTTGCAACAATTGATCATCTACGACAATAGCAAGTTCGTCATTGAGGGATCAGTAAACATATGGGACGCCCCTCTTTACCAACATCGTGGTGTGATGGTTGATACTGGTCGTAATTACTTGAGCATTGACTCCATCTTGGATCAAATCGACATGATGGctctttccaagttgaactctTTGCACATTCACCTAGACGATGCTCAGAGTTGGCCATTGTTATTGAACTCGTACCCAGAAATGATCATGGATGCCTACAGTGAACGTGAAATCTACACTATCCAAGACCTTCAACACATCATCAAGTATGCAAAGAACAGAGGTGTGAGAGTTATACCAGAAATCGACCTTCCAGGACATGCTCGCGCTGGTTGGAGACAGATCAACCCTGATTTGGTTGCTTGTGGTGACTCATGGTGGTCTAACGACGTCTGGGCTTCCCATACTGCTGTAGAGCCACCTCCAGGTCAGTTGGACATCATGAATGATGAAGTATACGAAGTCATTGCTGATGTTTATAATGAATTGAGTGAGATTTTCACTGATAATGTATTTCACGTTGGCGCCGATGAGATCCAAACTGGATGTTACAACATGTCGACCTTGATTCAAAACTGGTTCAAGGAAGATCCTTCAAGATCCTGGAATGACTTAAGTCAGTACTATGTTGACAAGGCATACCCAATCTTCATGAACAAGACTAACAGACGTTTGATGATGTGGGAAGATATACTCTTGACTCCAGAAGGTGCCCACACTTTGCCTACCGATgttattttgcaatcttggaacaacgacttggtTAACATTCAAAACTTGACTTCTCGTGGATACGACGTCATTGTTTCGTCGTCTTCgcacttctacttggactgtGGTTTTGGTGGATGGGTTTCCAACGATCCAAGATACATTGACGACTACTCGAACGATGTGTTCAACACCGGTTTAGGAGGTTCTTGGTGTGCTCCTTACAAGACCTGGCAAAGAATCTACGACTACGATTTTACTGCCAACTTGACAGATGCTCAGGCTGAACACGTTATTGGTGCCGAAGTGGCCTTGTGGTCCGAGCAAGTCGACTCTACTGTTTTAACCCAAAAGATCTGGCCAAGAGCTGCTGCATTGGCTGAATCCACTTGGTCTGGTAACCGTAACTCTGAAGGATACTTGAGAACCAACGAGTTGACTCAAagaatcttgaacttcagaGAATATTTGGTTGCTCTTGGTTTCGGTGCTTCACCTCTTGTGCCAAAGTACTGTTTGCTTAACCCTCATGCTTGTGATTTGTACCAAAATCAAACTGTTCTTGAGCAGTATGGTACACACAACGATAAGAACTCCACTATTGCTGTTCTTAACTGA
- a CDS encoding predicted protein, which yields HGLELILSSCIIDENNPFVKERAIVCLKFLLANNLGNQKFVRDLEAKSSVDDEVLKDVGLEVEIENGKVSLKKNPTK from the coding sequence CATGGTTTGGAATTAATATTATCTAGTTGCATAATCGATGAGAATAACCCATTTGTGAAAGAACGTGCCATTGTATGTTTGAAGTTTTTGTTGGCAAACAATCTTGGTAATCAAAAGTTTGTGAGGGATCTCGAAGCCAAGAGTTCGGTTGATGACGAAGTACTTAAGGATGTAGGTCTCGAAGTCGAGATTGAAAACGGAAAAGTTAGTTTAAAGAAAAATCCTACTAAGTAG
- the THR4 gene encoding threonine synthase (go_function lyase activity~go_process amino acid metabolism), producing MSQKYRSSRSAEPQALSFEDVVMTGLANDGGLFLPSQVPQLPASFLQDWADLSFQELAFNVLRLYINAAEIPDQDLRDLISKSYSTFRSEEVTPLKKIDDKLYLLELFHGPTYAFKDVALQFVGNLFEYFLTRRNAKKVEGEARDVITVVGATSGDTGSAAIYGLRGKKDVSVFILYPTGRISPIQEEQMTTVEDANVHTLSVNGTFDDCQDIVKSIFGDREFNDKYHVGAVNSINWARILAQQTYYFYSYFQLQKKLNDTSAKVRFVVPSGNFGDILAGYYAYKMGLPVDKLIIATNENDILDRFMKTGRYEKKAEKDASAAVKATFSPAMDILISSNFERLLWYLIRDSVANGSDEVAGKTLNSWMQQLKETGSVVADPEVLAGARSIFDSERVDDAETVATIKEVYSAHPESYVLDPHSSVGVTTSYRFIKKDDKKDNIKYISLSTAHPAKFSEVVNKALDSIAGYSFEKDVLPAELKALSTKRKRINLIDEASIEKVKDAIKKELNF from the coding sequence ATGTCCCAAAAGTATAGATCATCGCGTTCTGCGGAGCCCCAGGCTTTGTCCTTTGAGGATGTGGTCATGACCGGTTTGGCCAACGATGGAGGTTTGTTCCTTCCCTCACAAGTTCCCCAGCTTCCAGCTTCATTCTTGCAAGACTGGGCGGATTTGTCTTTCCAAGAATTGGCTTTCAATGTATTGAGATTGTACATCAACGCTGCTGAAATCCCTGACCAAGACTTAAGAGACTTAATCTCCAAATCTTACTCCACTTTCAGATCGGAAGAAGTCACTCCATTAAAGAAGATCGACGACAAGTTGTACTTGCTTGAATTGTTCCATGGTCCTACCTATGCCTTCAAGGATGTTGCCTTGCAGTTTGTCGGCAACCTCTTTGAGTACTTCTTGACCAGAAGAAATGCCAAGAAGGTTGAAGGCGAAGCTCGTGATGTTATCACTGTCGTTGGAGCTACTTCTGGTGATACTGGTTCTGCTGCTATCTACGGCTTAAGAGGTAAGAAGGATGTGTCTGTGTTCATTCTCTATCCAACAGGCAGAATTTCTCCTattcaagaagagcaaATGACCACAGTAGAGGATGCCAATGTGCACACATTGTCGGTTAACGGTACCTTCGATGACTGTCAGGACATCGTGAAGCTGATCTTTGGAGACCGCGAGTTCAATGATAAGTACCATGTTGGAGCTGTCAACTCCATTAACTGGGCAAGAATTTTGGCTCAACAAACCTACTACTTTTACTCATACTTCcaattgcagaagaagttaaaTGACACATCTGCGAAGGTCAGATTCGTCGTTCCTTCTGGTAACTTCGGCGATATATTGGCTGGTTACTATGCATACAAGATGGGCTTGCCAGtggacaagttgatcatTGCCACTAATGAAAACGACATTTTGGATAGATTCATGAAGACTGGTCGTTACgaaaagaaagctgaaaAGGACGCCTCTGCGGCTGTCAAAGCCACATTCTCGCCAGCTATGGATATCTTGATATCATCCAACTTTGAAAGGTTGTTGTGGTACTTGATCAGAGACTCCGTTGCCAACGGTAGTGACGAAGTTGCTGGTAAGACTTTGAACTCCTGGATGCAACAATTGAAAGAGACTGGTTCTGTTGTGGCTGACCCAGAAGTTCTCGCTGGAGCCAGATCCATTTTCGATTCTGAAAGAGTTGATGATGCTGAAACTGTTGCTACCATAAAAGAAGTTTACTCTGCTCACCCAGAAAGCTACGTGTTGGATCCACACAGTTCTGTCGGTGTTACGACTTCCTACAGattcatcaagaaggacGACAAGAAGGACAACATCAAGTACATATCTTTGTCTACCGCCCATCCAGCCAAGTtttctgaagttgtcaaCAAGGCTTTGGACTCGATCGCAGGGTATTCTTTCGAGAAGGATGTATTGCCAGCTGAATTGAAGGCTTTGAGCACCAAGCGCAAGAGAATTAACTTGATTGATGAAGCATCCATAGAAAAGGTCAAGGATgccatcaagaaggaattgaacttTTAG
- a CDS encoding predicted protein, translated as TPYSDKFYQSIITEGFKGLDKLIIPRDFVACNQDINPSDADPDSVVRQEELRGIIDTFNSSIKVSIGYGSGVLPQAGYANERSNHGNNDSTTNNNIEAPVQIDFINIVEDNQTFHKQNLVKNRSHYSIKSAGLIKFLQGKNGIYFNPFIIINNRLVKYGTMSINASLLDLCEWTSLYLAGRLQKPVNFVKDDDIRIKFLNQYNLKNAMTVAILLMESNQFNERQLYEQITRLSYLGDFRMYIGGENPNKVQNIVDKQLVHFKKLYEPILSYFIHRNYLIITNNDSHIRTLKKNLNVNNKINLISTLPLQFRTRLYQMYQDKSLKEIAKDKHLAENVVKIVSRTIQISSVRQAILGIFSSGLVKSIKYAVAKQIKFWQGVLNKKSIK; from the exons ACTCCGTACAGCGACAAGTTCTATCAATCAATCATTACCGAAGGGTTCAAAGGATTAGACAAACTCATAATTCCTCGAGATTTTGTGGCTTGCAATCAGGATATTAATCCCTCTGATGCGGATCCTGATTCGGTAGTTCGGCAAGAAGAGTTGCGTGGAATTATTGATACCTTCAATTCGTCCATCAAAGTATCTATTGGGTATGGTTCTGGCGTATTACCTCAGGCTGGCTACGCAAATGAG AGAAGCAATCATGGTAACAATGATAGCACGACTAATAATAACATCGAGGCTCCTGTGCAGAttgatttcatcaacattGTGGAAGACAACCAGACATTCCATAAGCAAAATTTAGTCAAGAACCGCAGTCATTACTCTATCAAGAGCGCAGGGCTTATCaaatttcttcaaggtaAAAATGGAATCTACTTCAATCCTTTCATTATTATAAACAACAGACTAGTCAAGTACGGCACAATGTCTATAAATGCAAGTTTACTAGATCTTTGCGAATGGACTTCGCTTTATTTGGCTGGTAGACTACAGAAGCCAGTTAATTTCGTCAAAGACGACGATATCCGTATTAAGTTCCTCAACCAGTATAATCTCAAAAATGCCATGACGGTGGCTATTCTCTTGATGGAATCAAACCAATTCAACGAGAGACAATTATACGAGCAAATTACACGACTCTCGTATTTAGGAGATTTCCGCATGTACATAGGGGGAGAGAATCCCAACAAAGTCCAGAACATTGTTGACAAACAACTAGTtcatttcaagaagttgtatGAGCCGATTTTACTGTACTTCATACATCGTAATTACTTGATCATAACCAACAACGATCTGCATATCCGCACGTTAAAGAAAAATCTAAATGTTAACAATAAGATCAATCTTATTAGTACCCTTCCACTTCAGTTTCGCACTCGGTTATACCAGATGTACCAAGACAAATCTCTCAAGGAAATCGCAAAGGATAAGCATTTAGCCGAGAATGTGGTGAAAATCGTAAGTAGAACCATTCAAATAAGTTCAGTTCGACAGGCCATTTTGGGCATTTTCAGCTCTGGACTTGTCAAGTCGATAAAATATGCAGTTGCAAAGCAAATAAAGTTTTGGCAAGGtgtgttgaacaagaagtcgATCAAGTGA